A genomic window from Chelonoidis abingdonii isolate Lonesome George chromosome 26, CheloAbing_2.0, whole genome shotgun sequence includes:
- the PRPH gene encoding peripherin yields the protein MGLEEEIHRREDAENNLVLFRKDVDDATLSRLELERKIESLMDEIEFLKKLHEEELRDLQVSVQSQQVQVEMETVKPDLTAALRDIRTQYESIAVKNLQESEEWYKSKFADLSDAANRNHEALRQAKQEMNESRRQIQSLTCEVDGLKGTNEALLRQMRQLEDQYGVEIGSYQDTVGRLEQEIQHLKEEMARHLREYQDLLNVKMALDIEIATYRKLLEGEENRITIPIHSLASLSMKTSVPEPEQTMESHTRKMVLIKTIETRNGEVVTESRKEQRSELDK from the exons gctggaggaggagataCACAGGCGTGAGGATGCAGAGAACAACCTGGTGCTGTTccggaag GATGTGGATGACGCCACCCTCTCCCGCCTGGAGCTGGAACGCAAGATCGAGTCGCTGATGGACGAGATCGAGTTCCTGAAGAAGCTGCACGAGGAG GAGCTGCGTGACCTGCAGGTGAGCGTTCAAAGCCAGCAGGTGCAGGTGGAGATGGAGACGGTCAAGCCGGACCTGACGGCCGCGCTGCGTGACATCCGCACCCAGTACGAGAGCATCGCGGTGAAGAACCTGCAGGAGTCCGAGGAGTGGTACAAGTCCAAG tttGCTGACCTGTCGGATGCGGCCAACCGGAACCATGAGGCACTGCGCCAGGCCAAGCAGGAGATGAACGAGTCCCGGAGGCAGATCCAGAGCCTGACCTGCGAGGTGGACGGGCTGAAGGGAACT AATGAGGCGCTGCTGCGCCAGATGCGGCAGCTGGAGGACCAGTATGGGGTGGAGATCGGCAGCTACCAGGACACGGTGGGGCGGCTGGAGCAGGAGATCCAGCACCTGAAGGAGGAGATGGCGCGGCACCTGCGTGAGTACCAGGACCTGCTCAATGTGAAGATGGCGCTGGACATTGAGATTGCCACCTACCGCAAGCTGCTGGAGGGCGAGGAGAACAG GATCACGATCCCCATCCACTCGCTGGCCTCCCTCAGCATGAAAACGTCAG tgcctgAGCCGGAGCAGACCATGGAGAGCCATACCAGGAAAATGGTTCTGATCAAAACCATTGAGACCCGGAATGGAGAG GTGGTGACTGAGTCGAGAAAGGAGCAGAGAAGTGAGCTGGACAAGTGA